The window aacagtaataataataataacaattataagctATAAATGAACAAAATCTCAGAATTGCTAATTGCAATGAGaatctttttgattttttttttttcatatctaaattatacacataacacatacatgcacgcacgcaaagAATCATACATgcaaagaacatacatatatatatatacatcctaacatacacacacacacacatacactccctaACATACACAttggaaagaaaattgaaagaggaaaaaaaatactaAGTCTTTGAACAGAATTATTCCAAGAAAGAGGAACGTttctattgaaaatatatatatatttctccagaATCTTCTGGAAACTGAAGTGATGTGGAGCGGGGAGTTTATAAGGGGGcaaaagggagacagaaaatatatttgttaggtttttttttggtttttggttttttttttgcattgtatgtgtgtgactaaACTCCTTCCAGACATCCGGCAtttagttgtgtatgtatatggttgcaGGGagggggagtgagaaagagagagagaggaagcgcagtaatagcagtagcagagagagagagagagagagtgtgtgtgggagggagtgaaACTAAAAGGGGCAGAGGGAACAGGTGAAAAGTGAGAGGTGGACCCTGCTGagggtccattttttttttttaagtatggtGGTGGGGCAGGAGAAGTAAAAGGAGAAATGAGCAAATAAGaacaaattcataaaaaaaaaaaaaattaaaagaaaaagatatggaGCTCTGCCATTATAGGGATAGGGGTGGGTTCAGAGATGGAAGTGGTGAAGTGTAGGGAtgggcatgtgtttgtgtgtgtgtgtgtgtgtgtgtatgtgtgtgtgtgtggtgtaagggAGAGAATGTGGttaaggatgtatatatgtgtgtgcgtgtgtgtttggatgAGGCTAGGAACATTGTAAATAGGGCTGTGGACAAAGTGGACACGAGGAGATGGAACTATTGCCTACTTGATAAAATGGTAAATAGCTGTAGTACTGACTGCCGCCACTGGAGTTATTGTAAGGTCCATAGAATACTTGGTCCAAAATCAAATTATTTAAGTTGTCAAACTGTGGTAGTTGAAGGTATTTACTCTGGGCTTTTTGTTCCTGTTCTAGCAAGATCTCACAAGCCAACTGATGTATAAGATTTAGTGTCTGTCGTCGTTCATGGCCCATCAAACAGATTGTGCTGTCGTCAACCACTCGGTAGAGCGTCATCAAGTATTCATATTTCAGATCCTCCTCACCACTAAAATGGTTTGCCAGATAAGCATCCAGCTTCTGTTTTTGTTGCGACAAGTCGCTGAAATCTATGAAAAACCTAGAACACATGTAGCGCTCCATGGCACGGATGTCCACGTTGCCAGCTGGTGTGTAGCGCCTCACTAACAGGTTACAGTATTTCAGTAAACCTCCACCCCGTATCTCTTCTGGGTTTCGTGTGGCAATTAGCTTTTCAGTTAAGTGGAACCAGGCTTGTGAAAAGTCCCCGTACACACTCTCGGCTTTCACAGTTGGGTAAAAATGTTCGCTGGTCGGAGTGTTGGAAACTTCGTAGAACGTTAACAAACTGTCCAAGATTATCTGAAAGGAATCAACACTAAATTCAAACTGACGTTTCATTTTGTCCACAAACTTAAGCTCCACATTTTTACCTTTATTATTTGAGAGTGATATCAAACTCCAACGGTCGCCATGTTCATTGCACACTTTTACCATTTTCTGAACGTAAGCTTCTTTCAAGCTGCAACTGGACATCCTGTCTTTACTGACGCCAGCTGGCAGAAAGTCTAAGAGGCAGCCAAGAACACAATTCTTCACTTTTTGAAGTTCATTCTGGTTGGAGAGATCAATCCCAAATATCAAGTCCAAGTCATTATAAGTCTGAGAAGTATCTGTCTCTAAGACATAGCTGGCGGCACCGCCGTTTAGACGCATATCTCGAACATGGACCCCTTCAGATTTCAGCTTTTGGCGAACCAGTTGGATGAGATCCTTCAGTTTAACATCAAGGGTAGGGAAATTGCCACGACCATGGATTGGTATGGATGCCTCCATCACTTCCACGAGTCGCATCAATTGGTCATATTCCAAGACCTTGAAACGACAAGATGACTGTGTGTCGTCAAGTAATTCTGTTGAGCCGAaaacaaacatctgatcacttaAACTTGAGCCATCATTGTTGCAGTCCTCTTCATCGTAGGTTTCAATCTGCAGCTCATCTCCTGCCTCTTCTTCCTCGATGTCAACATCAGCGACTGGCTCTACAGTAACCACAGTAACAGCATCAAGGTCTGCAGTCGGCGAAGGTGTCTCAGGTGTTGTCTGGGTGTCATCGGTGTCCTTATCAACcgcagcagtggtgttggtgttggtggtgcaaCAGACTGCAGTGTCTGCAGGTGCAACTGAAGCAGAAGTGGCTGAAGAACCACTAGATATGGCAACAGCACAAACACTATCTGTAGCCATTGCCAAGAGTTGTCGTCTTTACAACTTTATGGCGGTTTCTGAGGAGCGGATtctgaaaagagaaagaaaaaaagaggtggTTACAATACTGtttggtaataataatagagaagtaacaacaaaacaaacagaaataaccaacaacaaccacttcTAAAACTAGCGGTTCCCATTTGCCAAACCAATGAGGTGGTGGTGCTTTGAATAGTCAAGCAATCCttcaaaaataacagccaaaacctCAAATCCTACCatattttaaataaggaaatggcATCCCTAAAGAGGCAGGATGGTCCTGGCCGGAAAGTCTTTAATCATGGGCCtgctggatcagggctgacctagggccaaacacccccaccccctgcctTCATACACATTCAAATAGCCACAACATCATCTGTCTGGACAAACATTATTCTGGTCAACATCTGGACAAACATCTGAGAAGCAACAGACTGAACACAACATTGACTGTTTGACCGTCATATTCAGACCAAAACTGAACACAAACAGTCGACCACATGTCTTTGACAATATGGCCACCACCCCCAAACACTAGTGGGGTGGGTGGGGTATGTCAGATCGAGCTGGGATGTGTAACAATAGTAGGGTCCAGCTGATAGAGCCTTGGGTCAGTGTTGAGACAGGAGTGACCAGAGGCTATTCAACAATACCGTCCACTCAGGTAATAACAACGATGTTGTAAACAGCTGTTCTTAAAAAGATAATTGGGTATGATTGACCATATTTGGAGATAGTTTCAATACAGaataggtgagagagagagagagagagagaagcagagttAAGAGAGACGTTACATTAAGAGAGAcgttgagagaaagacagacacgtTAAGAGGGGAAGAAAGATTTGGTGACAGAAtcgtaaagagagaaagagagagagatgagtgacatgagttgagagagagaggtagaagaaGAGTTTGTGAGACTGTCTCgtaaagagaggaagggagagagagagagctgtgtgaaagaaagtgagggaaaggTTGACAGTGTTGGAAAGGGGGGGAGAGTAAACAATGTGAGTATATGGTCggtgagagaaggggaggaaggggagattGATGTGATGTGTGCGAGACAGCAAGAGGCAgttgagagaatgtgtgtgtgtgtgtgctcagagGTGGCCAACTGACGGTGCCAACTcgccaaaagagagagagagagatggagacgaGGGGTGGATATGGGGGGTAGAGTGCAAGAGGGAAAGATGGAGGTACACGGGTCAGAGTGGTATGGGAGATGgcgatagagagagaaaattaggGTGAAAGATGGAGAAATGATAATATAGGACGGTAGCGAGAAGGGAGTAGGAGGAGCGATTGAGTAagcgatggagagagagagagagagaaaaagagagaaatgtgtgtgttgaTGACGACAACAGCCAGTGTGACAAGAAGCAATCTATTGGTCGTTTGTATCCTAGCAACGCCTTAGAACTGTATCCTACGTCAACAGGTTCTCGCCTCACCCCCAGCGACACCCACTATGTCGACAATATGGTGAGAACGGCCTTAGTAAGCAACACGAAATATTGCAGCCTGCTGCACATTTCAGGGTTATAGATATGTTTAAAACAGATGCGCTGGTTCGTGTTCAAAGCCAGCTTGTAACAGTAACCCTGCCTGTCGTACCCGCCACCCTTACAGCAGATAGAACCAAAGCTAAACTACTGTATATGAGCAGAAATACTTGACGCACGGGTTACGTGTTGGCGGGTGTTTAGAAATGTGAACTGTTCGAttagaaaagaaagatatataggtgtgtgtgtgtggtgtgtgtgtgtgtgagattaatatttttagtaatgatgtaaaagtgaaataaattcaaagtaggacaataataacgacaataaataaaaaaaaaactgagcttgttactaatattatttataaGAGGAGAAAGTTTTTGCACGCCATGTTGAAGTAGACATGTTACGCCACCATCAGTCGAAGTTACACAATATGGTGAACTTTTGCACATGTTGAACACGGTCAAAAGTGAGTGTTTTCGTGTCAGAAGAAGTGAACATACTGGAAAGAAGAAATTCTGTGAGGTTTCTACAGGTGGGAGACTTGGGAACGGGAAGTTCTTCAAACCACCGAGGCATCacgtttctccctccctctttctttctcactctctctctctctctgacacacgggtaaaaagagaaggaaagaataagagagagagagaggaatttttAATGTCATTCTAAGTGGCAGAATTAAccttatttcttcttcctttccttcttccgtGGTCGGCAAAAATAAAACACTCATCGATAACCGTGATTGATTCCAAATATGGCCTCGTGCCAATCTTAAAAACATTATTCCGGTAACATATGTGGAggaaaatactttttatttttttattatttcttcctctctttcgaaACTTTCCATTTATGTAGACACAATAACTGCTGACTTCAGGCATCAAACATACTTTGTCAGCAgtttatgaagaaacaaaattcaaaaagtgttcagtaattttttttttttaacggaaATATATTTTTGCTGAATTTGGAAATACAAGAACACTTGTTTGAAAAAATTACTCTTGGAGAGTTTAAAAGTTTTTggtaattgttatatatttacgaaACGGCCAAATTCCTGTATTTGCTTCGtttattttctaaatcttcattttttttcttgttaagtTTCTTATTTAATAAACCAAATCTTCGAGCagaaaattttttataatttcattttttctttttcttattcttatttttttttttttttgcggtctATGGAACGGTGAGGAATTGTTTTAGCGAAGGCGATAACGACAGGAATTGGCTtcaataataaatgaaacaaaacatatataggaATGGCATTAATACTACAACTATTAATAAgtaaatttaaagaataaaaaaaaaaaaaactgaagcgaAATTCGAAATGACGAACGGACAACGCAAGAACTTTGGTATAGAATTTTAGCAGAGTTGACATGACAAGCGAAAGCTGTGGTTCTTTCGGATGTGACAGCAAGTAGGTTATATATAGGAGGGGGGGAGTAGTTTTTGGCAGTACTTTGAAAAATGACCGAAGGTCTTGGAATGTTAAAGTCAGAATGAAGACATTGTTGCGAAGACAGagaaaacgtatgtatatatatatatgtgtgtgtgtgtatattatatatatatatatatatatatatatatatatatatggtgatagaGAGAAGAATTTGGTAGTCTGTGATAGCAGTTAAAAAGATTGTTAACACGTTTTGTGTCTTAAATGTGTTTGGTTTGGTCGATAAAAGTCGGCAGAGGAACACATTCGAATACATATGTAAAATTGACAGTTTTAGGATGACTTGAAAGGAGAAAGGGcagcagagaagaaaaaaagggggaacaAGGGATATAACAGAACCCCTAcatgagaagaagaggaagaaggaaaaagagaggaggaaaaagtAAGAAGAACGAGTGAAGTTATTAAAACATATGTTGAAAGAGAATAAATTTACCAGGTGGTATATCCCGGCGTCAGCTGAAGCAATCCTAATCAGCCAGCTTCTTGCCTCTCCACTGCTGGTCACACTAAACCAGGGGGGCGGGAACAACAAGAAGCCATGCTCCAACCACGTGACCCGCCGAAAAACTCTTTACTGCGCACTTGTCTTAGATTCCTtaactcttactctttcttctctctctcgttttctgactctccccttctctctttctcttctgccTCTCActtaccttttctctctctctctctctctcctccccttaaactttcttcctttctctcatctcctctcacacttctatctatctcttccactctttctctcactcttactttatCTTTTTCCCTTCCATTCTTAttcgctctctttctcctccccttattctttcttcctttctctcatctcctctcacacttctgtctttctcttccattctttctctctcattctgtctctctcattctgtctctcttttactcactcTTACTTTATCTTTTCCCCCTcccttcttattctctctctctctctctctctcaccctctgtcaccatttcacacacacacatacacacttctatctctctctctctctctccaattcaTTCTCCTttactctatcttcctctcttctttctctgactttgttttctttttctctgtctttcacacgtttc of the Octopus sinensis linkage group LG16, ASM634580v1, whole genome shotgun sequence genome contains:
- the LOC115220521 gene encoding terminal nucleotidyltransferase 5C, yielding MATDSVCAVAISSGSSATSASVAPADTAVCCTTNTNTTAAVDKDTDDTQTTPETPSPTADLDAVTVVTVEPVADVDIEEEEAGDELQIETYDEEDCNNDGSSLSDQMFVFGSTELLDDTQSSCRFKVLEYDQLMRLVEVMEASIPIHGRGNFPTLDVKLKDLIQLVRQKLKSEGVHVRDMRLNGGAASYVLETDTSQTYNDLDLIFGIDLSNQNELQKVKNCVLGCLLDFLPAGVSKDRMSSCSLKEAYVQKMVKVCNEHGDRWSLISLSNNKGKNVELKFVDKMKRQFEFSVDSFQIILDSLLTFYEVSNTPTSEHFYPTVKAESVYGDFSQAWFHLTEKLIATRNPEEIRGGGLLKYCNLLVRRYTPAGNVDIRAMERYMCSRFFIDFSDLSQQKQKLDAYLANHFSGEEDLKYEYLMTLYRVVDDSTICLMGHERRQTLNLIHQLACEILLEQEQKAQSKYLQLPQFDNLNNLILDQVFYGPYNNSSGGSQYYSYLPFYQVGNSSISSCPLCPQPYLQCS